A window of Vulpes lagopus strain Blue_001 chromosome 21, ASM1834538v1, whole genome shotgun sequence contains these coding sequences:
- the NEUROD4 gene encoding neurogenic differentiation factor 4 codes for MAKPYVKSKEITELVNTPSWMDKGLGSQNEMKEEERRSAAYGMLGSLAEEHDSIEEEEEEEEDGEKPKRRGPKKKKMTKARLERFRARRVKANARERTRMHGLNDALDNLRRVMPCYSKTQKLSKIETLRLARNYIWALSEVLETGQTPEGKGFVEMLCKGLSQPTSNLVAGCLQLGPQSVLLEKHEEKSPICDSAISVHNFNYQSPGLPSPPYGHMETHLINLKPPVFKSLGESSFGSHPPDCSTPPYEGPLTPPLSISGNFSLKQDGSPDLDKSYSFMPHYPSANLSSGHVHSTPFQAGTPRYDVPIDMSYDSYPHHGIGAQLNTIFTD; via the coding sequence ATGGCAAAACCTTATGTGAAATCCAAGGAGATAACAGAGTTGGTCAACACACCATCCTGGATGGACAAAGGTCTGGGCTCTCAGAACgagatgaaggaggaggagagaagatcAGCTGCTTATGGGATGCTTGGCAGCTTAGCTGAAGAGCATGACAGTattgaggaggaagaagaggaggaagaagatgggGAGAAGCCTAAGAGACGGGGTcctaagaaaaagaagatgacAAAAGCTCGCCTTGAGAGATTTAGGGCTCGAAGAGTCAAGGCCAATGCTAGAGAACGGACCCGGATGCACGGCCTGAATGATGCCCTGGACAACCTGAGGAGAGTCATGCCATGTTACTCAAAGACCCAAAAGCTCTCCAAGATAGAGACTCTTAGACTGGCCAGGAACTATATTTGGGCTTTGTCTGAGGTTCTGGAGACTGGGCAGACACCTGAAGGGAAGGGTTTTGTGGAGATGCTCTGCAAAGGGCTCTCTCAGCCTACAAGCAATCTGGTGGCTGGATGCCTCCAGCTGGGCCCTCAGTCTGTCCTCCTGGAGAAGCATGAGGAGAAATCCCCTATTTGTGACTCTGCCATCTCTGTCCATAACTTCAACTACCAGTCTCCTGGGCTCCCCAGTCCTCCTTATGGCCATATGGAAACACACCTTATTAATCTCAAACCCCCAGTATTCAAGAGTTTGGGAGAATCATCCTTTGGGAGCCATCCACCTGACTGCAGTACACCACCTTATGAGGGCCCACTCACTCCCCCCTTGAGCATCAGTGGGAACTTCTCCTTGAAGCAAGACGGATCTCCTGACCTGGATAAGTCCTACAGCTTCATGCCACATTACCCCTCTGCAAATCTAAGCTCAGGGCATGTGCATTCAACTCCCTTTCAGGCTGGTACCCCTCGCTATGATGTTCCCATAGATATGTCCTATGATTCCTACCCCCACCATGGCATTGGGGCTCAACTGAATACAATCTTTACTGATTAG